One genomic region from Candidatus Nezhaarchaeota archaeon encodes:
- a CDS encoding glycosyltransferase: MVSVVIVVYCGERFIRETIERVLEQTYRPKEVIVID, encoded by the coding sequence ATGGTAAGCGTAGTAATTGTAGTTTACTGCGGTGAAAGGTTTATCAGAGAAACAATAGAAAGAGTGTTGGAACAAACATATAGACCAAAGGAGGTCATAGTTATAGAT
- a CDS encoding glycosyltransferase family 2 protein: MVSVVIVVYCGERFIRETIERVLEQTYRPKEVIVIDDASTDKTQEIILKNFNKAVKYYRNERNMERCYSRNKGYSLSKG; this comes from the coding sequence ATGGTAAGCGTAGTAATTGTAGTTTACTGCGGTGAAAGGTTTATCAGAGAAACAATAGAAAGAGTGTTGGAACAAACATATAGACCAAAGGAGGTCATAGTTATAGATGATGCATCCACAGACAAAACCCAAGAAATAATCCTCAAAAACTTCAACAAAGCGGTAAAGTATTACCGCAACGAGAGGAATATGGAAAGATGCTATTCAAGAAACAAAGGTTATAGCCTCTCTAAGGGCG